A region of the Bacteroidota bacterium genome:
GCTGATGTTTTTCAGGTCGGCTTTGGTGAGTTTGGCATCGAGCATTGCCAACACGGTTGTTGTGCCTGAAGCTCCAATTAAGACAGCTGCAGTGCGCTGAAATTCAGGCAAAAGTGCCTCAAGCTCGTTGCTGAGCCAATCTTTTGCTTGTGTCAACATGTCTCTATCAGGAGGCAGGGCGCTGAAGAAGCGTTCCGTCAGGCGCACCGAGCCAACATTCAGGCTTTGCGCTTGCGACAGGTTGTATGTCCCGTTTTCAAACAAGCCGAGGCTAAACTCGGTCGAGCCTCCGCCAATATCGAGTGTCAGAATGGCTGGATGCGGCACAGTCTGGCCGGCACCTACGCCGGCAAAGCTGAGTTGCGCCTCGGTCTCTCCGGATATGATGTCGTAGGTTAACCCGGTTGTATTGCGGACATGCGCGATCAGGTCGGCTTTGTTCACAGCGTCGCGGGATGCACTGGTAGCACCAATGATGATATCATCGACGTTGTATTGTGTTGCTACACCTTTATAGTATGCCAGGGTTTTTGTCAGTCGGTCCATCGCAGCCGCATTAACAAACCCATCTTTGTCAACCCCTTGCCCTAATCTGACAAACCGAGTTTCATCGTACAGCGAAATCAGCCTCCCGTCTTCAAACTTTGAAATCAATAACAACGCAGTGTTGGTGCCGACATCTATTGTTGCTATCGTGGCCGGCGAATTGTCTGATGGAATTGCCATAGGG
Encoded here:
- a CDS encoding Ppx/GppA phosphatase family protein — protein: MAIPSDNSPATIATIDVGTNTALLLISKFEDGRLISLYDETRFVRLGQGVDKDGFVNAAAMDRLTKTLAYYKGVATQYNVDDIIIGATSASRDAVNKADLIAHVRNTTGLTYDIISGETEAQLSFAGVGAGQTVPHPAILTLDIGGGSTEFSLGLFENGTYNLSQAQSLNVGSVRLTERFFSALPPDRDMLTQAKDWLSNELEALLPEFQRTAAVLIGASGTTTVLAMLDAKLTKADLKNISMLGQLSREQVGQWYEQLIQLPAEEVLALGPEFMKGREDVFAAGLFILHTCMTHLDKPQLHVNTWGLRHGLALRYWQQQG